The Paraburkholderia sp. D15 genome has a segment encoding these proteins:
- a CDS encoding thiamine pyrophosphate-dependent enzyme: MTFRTYPVHDPGQRERRPVLRAGLDGYSEIHMAQHLDHANSPDVAAQSSDMPQSASRRRVLRAAAAGSAGLVAMRTVAAQSHLQSNVPPPHGQSVTAAPQPPFTPPADATTADVIVETLLAWDVDHVFGMVGDGINPIIESLRRHRDRIRFIGVRHEEAAAFMASGWAKTTGRLGVCVATTGPGAVHLMNGLYDAHFDGAPVLAITGLTFHDLGGTRFQQSVDTTALMQDVALYNTVVTGPRHALTVTDLACRRALGLRGVAHLTVSKDVQGMRLSDDKASAENHGGRTSSAWSRPAPTPSLMDLQAAADLINAGPRVAIMVGQGALGAGTELEQVARRLSAPVAKALLGRTVLPDDSPFSTGGIGHLGTVPSEEAMQRCDTVLIIGTTMPWIDSYPKPGAARGVQIDIDAGRVGLRFPVEVGLVGDTKETLRALLPMLRQKDDAFLREIQARVVQWNDLLVRVAATERTPLRPQSVVRAVSDALAPDAIVCLDCGANTHFSARFLQLRSGQQLIATGMLATMAPGLPFAIAAQLARPERQVVAIVGDGGFAMLMAEMSTAVKNDLPVKIVVLCNDLLAEVVFEQKELGNPPYGCELGAIDYAQIAMACGTRGFRCANPAELRPAIDALLRSPGPALLEVRVDPTEPVTMPKQLSV, translated from the coding sequence TTGACCTTCCGCACATATCCCGTGCACGACCCGGGACAGAGAGAGAGGCGTCCCGTTCTGCGCGCAGGGCTGGACGGCTATTCGGAGATCCACATGGCTCAGCACCTAGATCACGCCAATTCACCGGATGTGGCGGCGCAGTCGAGCGACATGCCCCAGTCCGCCTCGCGTCGCAGGGTACTGCGCGCGGCTGCGGCCGGCAGCGCGGGCCTGGTTGCCATGCGTACCGTTGCCGCACAGTCGCACCTGCAGTCGAACGTGCCACCGCCTCACGGTCAATCTGTAACTGCCGCCCCCCAGCCGCCGTTTACCCCGCCCGCCGATGCGACCACCGCCGACGTAATCGTCGAGACGCTGCTTGCGTGGGACGTCGACCACGTCTTCGGGATGGTCGGAGACGGCATCAATCCGATCATCGAATCGCTTCGTCGCCACCGGGACAGGATTCGCTTTATCGGGGTGCGTCACGAGGAAGCGGCCGCATTCATGGCGAGCGGCTGGGCGAAAACGACCGGCCGTCTCGGCGTATGCGTCGCGACCACCGGCCCGGGCGCCGTACATCTGATGAACGGTCTATACGATGCGCATTTCGACGGCGCACCGGTTCTCGCGATCACAGGACTGACGTTTCACGACCTGGGCGGCACGCGCTTCCAGCAAAGCGTGGACACCACGGCGCTGATGCAGGACGTCGCCCTGTACAACACGGTCGTCACCGGTCCGCGTCACGCGCTGACCGTGACGGACCTCGCCTGCCGTCGAGCGCTCGGCTTGCGCGGCGTCGCCCATCTGACCGTGTCCAAGGACGTACAGGGCATGCGCCTGTCCGACGACAAGGCGTCCGCGGAAAATCACGGTGGCCGCACGTCCAGTGCGTGGAGCCGGCCGGCACCGACGCCCTCGCTGATGGATCTGCAAGCCGCCGCCGATCTCATCAACGCTGGCCCCCGTGTCGCCATCATGGTGGGACAAGGTGCGCTCGGCGCGGGCACGGAACTGGAGCAAGTCGCTCGCCGACTGAGCGCACCGGTCGCCAAGGCCTTGCTCGGACGAACCGTCCTGCCCGACGATTCGCCATTCTCGACGGGCGGCATCGGTCATCTGGGCACAGTGCCGTCTGAGGAAGCGATGCAACGCTGCGACACCGTGCTGATCATTGGCACGACGATGCCTTGGATCGATTCGTATCCGAAACCGGGGGCCGCGCGCGGCGTACAGATCGATATCGATGCAGGGCGGGTCGGCTTGCGTTTTCCGGTAGAGGTTGGGCTGGTGGGCGATACGAAGGAAACGTTGCGAGCCTTACTGCCGATGCTGCGCCAGAAAGACGATGCATTCCTGCGCGAGATTCAGGCGCGCGTTGTCCAATGGAATGACCTGTTGGTTCGGGTGGCCGCCACCGAGCGCACGCCGTTGCGTCCGCAAAGCGTCGTGCGGGCCGTTAGCGATGCGTTGGCGCCAGACGCGATCGTATGCCTCGATTGCGGCGCGAATACACATTTTTCAGCGCGGTTTCTTCAACTGCGAAGCGGCCAACAACTCATCGCGACCGGCATGCTGGCGACCATGGCACCCGGTCTGCCGTTTGCGATTGCCGCTCAGTTGGCGAGGCCAGAGCGCCAGGTGGTCGCGATCGTCGGCGACGGCGGATTCGCGATGCTGATGGCTGAAATGTCGACGGCCGTCAAGAACGACTTGCCAGTCAAGATCGTCGTGCTGTGCAATGATCTGCTTGCGGAGGTCGTGTTCGAACAGAAAGAGCTCGGGAACCCGCCTTATGGATGCGAACTTGGCGCGATCGATTACGCGCAGATCGCGATGGCCTGCGGCACGCGGGGCTTCAGATGCGCTAACCCGGCCGAATTGCGGCCGGCCATCGACGCGCTGCTGCGTTCGCCAGGTCCGGCGCTGCTGGAAGTACGTGTGGACCCGACTGAGCCGGTGACGATGCCGAAGCAATTATCTGTTTGA
- a CDS encoding formate/nitrite transporter family protein, producing the protein MQKSDHPEHHAERPERDNRGAADESSWSSDPQEAGAGSPHLDEGQQDQAAGHSAPHALVLHEIVREEGEAALSRTIGALAWSSLAAGMSMGFSFLIPAVLDARLPEALWRPLVSSFGYTVGFVLVIMGRQQLFTESTLTVVLPVLTRRDATTALRASRLWAVVLLFNLVGTWIFAAMLRIPGIFTTDVDNALCSISVDAITSLKPIPTVVHAILAGWLIALMVWLLPSARSGRLLTVLLITYMVGVSHLSHIIAGSTEAAYAWLAGIASPDDYFFRFLLPTFAGNVIGGTSLVALLNHAAIAPEMSENR; encoded by the coding sequence ATGCAGAAATCCGATCATCCAGAACACCACGCTGAACGGCCCGAGCGCGACAATCGTGGCGCCGCGGATGAGAGTTCATGGTCGTCCGATCCGCAGGAGGCCGGCGCGGGATCGCCGCACCTCGATGAGGGGCAACAGGATCAGGCCGCCGGACACTCGGCGCCTCACGCGTTGGTGCTTCACGAGATTGTTCGGGAGGAAGGCGAGGCCGCGCTGAGCCGAACCATCGGCGCGCTCGCGTGGTCGTCGCTCGCGGCGGGGATGTCGATGGGATTCTCGTTTCTCATCCCCGCCGTGCTCGACGCCCGCCTTCCGGAAGCCCTATGGCGCCCTCTCGTCTCCAGTTTCGGATACACCGTGGGATTCGTGCTGGTTATCATGGGACGTCAGCAATTATTCACTGAAAGCACGTTGACCGTCGTGCTGCCGGTACTCACACGCCGCGACGCGACCACAGCGCTGAGAGCGTCTCGGCTGTGGGCCGTCGTGCTGCTGTTCAATCTGGTCGGCACATGGATTTTCGCGGCCATGCTGCGCATTCCTGGCATCTTCACCACCGACGTAGATAACGCGCTGTGCAGTATTTCAGTGGACGCAATAACGTCGCTTAAGCCGATACCCACGGTCGTCCATGCGATCCTGGCCGGCTGGCTGATAGCATTGATGGTCTGGCTGCTACCCAGCGCGCGCTCCGGCCGCCTGCTAACCGTACTTCTGATCACGTACATGGTGGGGGTATCGCATCTGTCGCACATCATTGCCGGTTCGACGGAAGCAGCTTATGCATGGCTTGCGGGCATCGCGTCGCCCGATGACTACTTCTTCAGATTCCTGTTGCCAACTTTTGCCGGCAATGTGATAGGCGGCACCTCGCTCGTTGCGCTTCTCAATCATGCGGCGATCGCGCCGGAGATGAGCGAGAACCGGTAA
- a CDS encoding DUF2934 domain-containing protein, with protein sequence MSQETLENRIRRRAYELWLADGSMEGCADEYWRRARLEVEAEVAEEARQAPPRAAGSGPAIQNFPHDTPDNLSESDQLK encoded by the coding sequence ATGTCACAGGAAACACTCGAAAACCGGATTCGACGGAGGGCTTACGAATTGTGGCTGGCCGACGGCAGTATGGAGGGGTGTGCGGACGAATACTGGCGAAGGGCAAGGCTGGAGGTCGAGGCCGAAGTCGCGGAGGAAGCGCGGCAGGCACCACCACGCGCGGCGGGCTCCGGTCCAGCGATTCAGAATTTCCCCCACGACACACCGGATAATCTGTCCGAATCTGATCAATTAAAATGA
- a CDS encoding HAD family hydrolase: MPQAAVFDIDGTLIDSVDLHALAWQEAFAEFGYDVTFEKVRSQIGKGGDQLLPVFLSAGQQSEHGAALEKWRGERFKSKYLQMVRPFSAVPQLLQRVRDAGLQVAVASSAKEDELEIYLEIAGIAQLVDQRTSSSDAKLSKPAPDIFGAALEKLGIPANYAIAIGDSPYDAQAAGKMGMRTIGVLCGGFSEASLRASGCSAIYPGPGAMLACFDNSPLASR; encoded by the coding sequence ATGCCCCAAGCCGCTGTTTTCGATATCGACGGAACGTTGATCGACTCTGTTGATCTGCATGCACTCGCCTGGCAGGAGGCGTTCGCGGAGTTCGGGTATGACGTTACCTTCGAGAAGGTACGTAGTCAGATTGGCAAAGGTGGTGACCAGCTATTACCCGTTTTTCTTAGTGCCGGGCAGCAGAGTGAACACGGGGCCGCATTGGAAAAATGGCGCGGTGAGCGCTTCAAGTCGAAGTACCTGCAAATGGTTCGCCCTTTCTCCGCTGTGCCGCAACTCTTGCAACGGGTACGCGACGCCGGTCTTCAGGTGGCGGTGGCGTCATCAGCGAAAGAAGACGAACTTGAGATCTATCTCGAAATCGCGGGAATAGCACAGCTGGTCGACCAGCGTACGTCTTCGTCGGATGCAAAACTGTCGAAACCCGCGCCCGACATTTTCGGGGCTGCGCTTGAGAAACTTGGAATCCCCGCAAACTACGCGATAGCGATAGGCGATAGCCCTTACGACGCACAGGCGGCCGGAAAGATGGGTATGCGAACCATCGGGGTGCTCTGTGGCGGTTTCAGCGAAGCAAGTCTCCGGGCAAGCGGCTGCAGCGCGATCTATCCGGGACCGGGCGCCATGCTGGCCTGCTTTGATAATTCGCCACTCGCTTCGCGTTAG
- a CDS encoding manganese catalase family protein: protein MFVHNKRLQYTVRVAAPNPGLANLLLEQFGGPQGELGAACRYFTQAISEDDPGRRDMLFDIATEELSHLEIIGSIVAMLNKGAKGRLAEAVESEAELYRSLTGGGNDSHVTSLLYGGGPALTNSAGVPWTAAYVDTIGEPTADLRSNIAAEARAKIVYERLMNVTEDVGIAETLGFLMTREIAHQKSFEKALHSIQPNFPQGKLPGVAEYASVYYKMSSGDDAPRGPWNEGPNWDVVENPEPAVDGGDGLATVQVSEQDVEALNAMASRTASATTTDPVTGADLGAGQEAVVEK, encoded by the coding sequence ATGTTTGTGCACAACAAGCGACTGCAATACACGGTTCGCGTGGCGGCACCGAACCCCGGTCTGGCCAATCTCCTTCTCGAGCAGTTTGGAGGGCCTCAGGGTGAGCTGGGGGCAGCTTGCCGGTATTTCACTCAGGCGATAAGCGAGGACGACCCCGGGCGACGCGACATGTTGTTTGACATTGCGACAGAAGAACTCAGTCATCTGGAAATTATTGGTTCGATAGTCGCGATGCTTAACAAAGGTGCGAAAGGCCGATTGGCCGAAGCTGTGGAGTCCGAAGCGGAACTCTACCGTTCGCTCACCGGCGGCGGCAACGATTCACATGTCACGTCCCTTCTGTACGGCGGTGGCCCCGCCTTGACCAACTCGGCAGGCGTCCCCTGGACCGCGGCATATGTTGACACCATTGGTGAGCCTACGGCGGATCTCCGATCTAACATCGCTGCAGAGGCGCGCGCCAAGATTGTCTATGAGCGCTTGATGAACGTGACCGAGGATGTCGGCATCGCTGAAACGCTCGGATTCCTCATGACTCGCGAAATCGCGCATCAGAAGTCTTTCGAAAAGGCCTTGCATTCGATCCAGCCGAATTTTCCGCAAGGGAAGCTGCCGGGTGTTGCGGAATACGCCAGCGTCTATTACAAGATGTCGTCCGGGGACGATGCCCCTCGAGGCCCGTGGAACGAAGGGCCAAACTGGGATGTCGTTGAAAATCCGGAGCCGGCGGTCGACGGTGGCGATGGTCTGGCCACCGTGCAGGTTTCCGAGCAGGATGTTGAAGCGCTCAATGCGATGGCGTCGCGAACCGCATCTGCGACAACGACGGACCCGGTCACGGGTGCGGATTTAGGCGCAGGGCAGGAGGCGGTAGTGGAGAAATAA